A single genomic interval of Thermus antranikianii DSM 12462 harbors:
- a CDS encoding NUDIX hydrolase, protein MRREILVVAAILLDRQGRVLLVGNDWGRRGMVRYTLPGGTVEPGETVLEALVREVREETGLKVKAIEHLAYAIQVEDRRKNERTLAMAFRASYEGLLNPRDPDGHIVEARFFTPEEVAVKLSGHRPLLEPLLDYLGGERGRFYAYTGWSQPGTRV, encoded by the coding sequence ATGCGCCGCGAGATCCTGGTGGTGGCGGCCATCCTGTTGGACCGCCAAGGCCGGGTCCTTCTGGTGGGGAACGACTGGGGCAGGCGGGGCATGGTGCGCTACACCCTTCCTGGGGGCACCGTGGAACCTGGGGAAACCGTTCTGGAAGCCCTGGTGCGGGAGGTGCGGGAGGAAACCGGCCTGAAGGTAAAGGCCATCGAGCACCTGGCCTATGCCATCCAGGTGGAGGACCGTCGCAAGAACGAGCGCACCCTGGCCATGGCCTTTAGGGCCAGCTACGAGGGGCTTTTGAACCCCAGGGACCCCGACGGCCACATCGTGGAAGCCCGCTTCTTCACCCCGGAGGAGGTGGCGGTCAAACTTTCCGGCCACCGTCCCCTCCTGGAACCCCTGCTGGACTACCTTGGGGGGGAGCGGGGCCGGTTTTACGCCTACACCGGCTGGAGCCAACCGGGAACACGGGTCTAA
- a CDS encoding NADH:flavin oxidoreductase/NADH oxidase: protein MALLFTPLELGGLRLKNRLAMSPMCQYSATLEGEVTDWHLLHYPTRALGGVGLILVEATAVEPLGRISPYDLGIWSEDHLPGLRELARRIREAGAVPGIQLAHAGRKAGTARPWEGGKPLGWRVVGPSPIPFDEGYPVPEPLDEAGMERILQAFVEGARRALRAGFQVIELHMAHGYLLSSFLSPLSNQRTDAYGGSLENRMRFPLQVAQAVREVVPRELPLFVRISATDWGEGGWSLEDTLAFARRLKELGVDLLDCSSGGVVPRVRIPLAPGFQVPFADAVRKRVGLRTGAVGLITTPEQAETLLQAGSADLVLLGRVLLRDPYFPLKAAKALGVAPEVPPQYQRGF, encoded by the coding sequence ATGGCCTTGCTCTTCACCCCCCTGGAACTCGGCGGCCTCCGGCTGAAAAACCGCCTGGCCATGTCCCCCATGTGCCAGTACTCCGCCACCTTGGAAGGGGAGGTAACCGACTGGCACCTCCTCCACTACCCCACGCGGGCCCTCGGAGGCGTGGGGCTCATCCTGGTGGAGGCCACCGCCGTGGAACCTTTGGGCCGTATCAGCCCCTATGACCTTGGCATCTGGTCGGAGGATCACCTTCCGGGCCTGAGGGAGCTAGCCCGGAGGATCCGGGAAGCAGGAGCGGTGCCGGGGATCCAGCTGGCCCACGCCGGGCGCAAGGCGGGGACCGCTAGGCCCTGGGAAGGAGGGAAGCCCTTGGGCTGGCGGGTGGTGGGGCCAAGCCCCATTCCTTTTGACGAGGGCTACCCCGTACCCGAACCCCTGGACGAAGCGGGGATGGAGCGCATCCTCCAGGCCTTCGTGGAAGGAGCCAGACGGGCCCTTAGGGCAGGCTTTCAGGTGATCGAGCTCCACATGGCCCATGGCTACCTCCTTTCCTCCTTCCTCTCCCCTCTCTCCAACCAGCGCACCGACGCCTACGGGGGAAGCCTGGAAAACCGCATGCGCTTTCCCCTTCAGGTGGCCCAGGCGGTGCGGGAGGTGGTGCCCAGGGAGCTTCCCCTTTTCGTGCGGATCTCCGCCACGGACTGGGGGGAAGGAGGATGGAGCCTCGAGGACACCCTGGCCTTCGCCCGGAGGCTTAAGGAGCTGGGGGTGGACCTTTTGGACTGCTCTTCAGGCGGGGTGGTGCCCAGGGTGCGGATCCCCTTGGCCCCGGGCTTTCAGGTGCCCTTCGCCGACGCCGTGCGCAAGAGGGTGGGCCTGCGAACGGGAGCCGTGGGCCTCATCACCACCCCCGAACAGGCGGAAACCCTTTTGCAGGCGGGAAGCGCCGATCTGGTGCTTCTGGGCCGGGTTCTCCTCAGGGACCCCTACTTCCCCTTAAAGGCCGCCAAGGCCTTGGGCGTGGCCCCGGAGGTGCCCCCCCAGTACCAAAGGGGGTTTTAG
- a CDS encoding quinone oxidoreductase family protein — MKAVRVHQTGGPEVLALEDLPIPEPGPGEVLVKLLAIGVNYIDTYKRKGLYPMPLPFTLGEEGAGVVEKVGEGVVGVRPGDRVAFANVQGAYAQYQVVPAERLVPVPAGLDPKLAAASLLQGMTVHYLLKSTYPVRPGDQVLVHAGAGGVGLLLIQWAKRLGATVYATASTEEKRALCLEAGADYALPYEGFAQAVKALSGGGVDVVYDGVGQSTFEGSLEALRPRGYLVLFGQSSGPVPPFDPQVLNRKGSLFLTRPTLHHYTATRKELLFRAGEVFEAIREGWLRVRIGAEFPLEKAREAHEALEGRKTTGKVLLIP; from the coding sequence ATGAAGGCCGTACGGGTGCATCAGACAGGCGGGCCCGAGGTCCTGGCCCTCGAGGACCTCCCCATCCCCGAGCCAGGGCCAGGGGAGGTTTTGGTGAAGCTTTTGGCCATCGGGGTCAACTACATCGACACCTACAAGCGCAAGGGTCTTTACCCCATGCCCCTTCCCTTCACCTTAGGGGAGGAAGGAGCCGGGGTGGTGGAGAAGGTGGGGGAAGGTGTGGTGGGGGTACGCCCTGGGGACCGGGTGGCCTTCGCCAACGTTCAGGGTGCCTACGCCCAGTACCAGGTGGTGCCAGCGGAGAGGCTCGTACCCGTGCCCGCAGGGCTGGATCCCAAGCTGGCGGCAGCGAGCCTCCTGCAGGGCATGACCGTCCACTACCTTCTGAAGAGCACCTACCCCGTCCGCCCTGGGGATCAGGTCCTGGTCCACGCGGGGGCCGGGGGGGTGGGGCTCCTCCTCATCCAGTGGGCCAAGCGGCTGGGGGCCACGGTCTACGCCACCGCCAGCACCGAGGAGAAGCGGGCCCTTTGCCTCGAGGCGGGGGCGGACTACGCCCTGCCCTACGAGGGCTTCGCCCAAGCGGTGAAGGCCCTTTCCGGAGGCGGGGTGGACGTGGTCTATGACGGGGTGGGGCAGAGCACCTTTGAGGGAAGCCTCGAGGCCTTAAGGCCCAGGGGCTATCTGGTCCTCTTCGGCCAGTCCTCGGGGCCCGTGCCCCCATTTGACCCCCAGGTCCTGAACCGGAAAGGAAGCCTCTTCCTTACCCGCCCCACCCTGCACCATTACACCGCCACCCGCAAAGAACTCCTCTTTCGGGCGGGGGAGGTTTTTGAGGCCATCCGGGAAGGGTGGCTACGGGTGCGCATCGGGGCGGAGTTCCCCTTGGAAAAGGCCAGGGAAGCCCACGAGGCCCTAGAGGGGCGGAAGACCACGGGCAAGGTCCTCCTCATCCCCTAG